One segment of Pandoraea pnomenusa DNA contains the following:
- a CDS encoding MFS transporter, with product MDTARVAAAPTLTEGSPAPGARAYSVLFASTLAFLVCFVVWMMFGVLGIQLREDLGLNSTEFGLLTATPVLTGAVMRLPLGIWTDRFGGRIVMTVLLVACAIPVFIVSYATQLWQFLVIGLFLGCVGASFAVGTPYVARFFPPARRGFAMGFFGAGTVGAAVNLFITPSLQAAYGWRMVPRIYALALIVTAVIFWLASAPDPGAGKKGGSILASFKVLGNVRVWRLCQYYSITFGGFTALSLWIPQYLKAEYGMTVVMAAAVAAGFSLPGSVLRAVGGVLADKFGAHAVTWWCLWVAWICLFLLSYPKTDFVIYTIDGPQTFHISVTVVAFVLLAFVLGAVFAFGMASTFKYVADEFPENLGVVTGIVGLAGGLGGFLLPILFGALLDILKIRSSCFMLMYGIVWVSLIVIYLSEVRRARVM from the coding sequence ATGGACACTGCACGCGTTGCCGCTGCACCCACGCTCACCGAGGGCTCGCCTGCGCCGGGGGCGCGCGCCTATTCGGTACTGTTCGCCAGCACGCTGGCGTTTCTCGTGTGCTTCGTGGTCTGGATGATGTTCGGGGTGTTGGGCATCCAACTGCGCGAGGACCTCGGGCTCAACAGCACGGAGTTCGGCCTGCTCACGGCGACCCCCGTGCTCACGGGCGCCGTGATGCGTCTGCCGCTCGGCATCTGGACCGATCGCTTCGGCGGCCGCATCGTGATGACCGTATTGCTCGTCGCATGTGCGATTCCGGTATTCATCGTGAGCTACGCCACGCAATTGTGGCAGTTCCTCGTCATCGGGCTGTTCCTGGGGTGTGTCGGGGCGTCGTTCGCGGTGGGCACGCCCTATGTCGCCCGGTTCTTCCCCCCGGCCCGGCGCGGCTTCGCGATGGGCTTCTTCGGTGCCGGTACCGTGGGCGCCGCCGTCAATCTGTTCATCACGCCGAGTCTGCAGGCGGCTTACGGCTGGCGCATGGTGCCGCGCATCTACGCGCTCGCGCTGATCGTGACCGCGGTGATCTTCTGGCTGGCGTCCGCCCCCGACCCTGGCGCAGGGAAGAAGGGGGGCTCGATTCTGGCATCGTTCAAGGTGTTGGGGAACGTGCGTGTCTGGCGGCTGTGTCAGTACTACTCGATCACCTTCGGCGGCTTCACCGCGCTTTCGCTGTGGATTCCGCAGTACCTGAAGGCCGAATACGGCATGACCGTGGTGATGGCCGCCGCCGTGGCGGCGGGCTTCTCGCTGCCCGGATCGGTGTTGCGCGCGGTGGGCGGCGTGCTTGCGGACAAGTTCGGGGCGCACGCCGTGACCTGGTGGTGTTTGTGGGTCGCGTGGATCTGCCTGTTCCTGCTGTCCTACCCGAAGACCGACTTCGTTATTTATACGATCGATGGACCGCAGACTTTCCACATCAGTGTGACGGTCGTGGCATTCGTGCTGCTCGCGTTCGTTCTCGGCGCCGTGTTCGCATTCGGCATGGCCTCCACGTTCAAGTACGTCGCCGACGAGTTTCCCGAGAACCTTGGCGTGGTAACCGGCATCGTCGGCCTGGCGGGCGGGCTGGGCGGGTTCCTGTTGCCGATTCTGTTCGGTGCGCTGCTCGACATTCTCAAGATCCGGTCGAGCTGCTTCATGCTGATGTACGGCATTGTCTGGGTCTCGCTGATCGTGATCTATCTGTCGGAAGTGCGGCGTGCCCGGGTGATGTGA
- a CDS encoding peptidylprolyl isomerase translates to MQTVTTDARAPLRVNGVEILPQAIDEAIAELADASPAVGEDSPSGVEQTARYALAIRELLRQRALELDLTFDPGRPEAMADAVFARDVVTPVASVEESRRYYEQHPERFTSGELVHASHILFGVTGRAPLALIRAKAEETLNDILKAPDRFEAMARERSNCPSGQVGGSLGQLERDSVVPEFAQGIFGTDETGVLPRLIKTRFGFHLVRIDHRVPGTRIPFEAVQDDIATMLTEQVRLRATRQYVLLLASQAALEGVTFAPADGPLVQ, encoded by the coding sequence ATGCAAACTGTGACGACAGATGCCCGCGCGCCGCTGCGCGTGAACGGCGTCGAGATACTTCCGCAGGCCATCGACGAGGCCATCGCCGAGCTGGCCGATGCGTCTCCGGCCGTGGGCGAAGATTCGCCATCCGGTGTCGAGCAGACCGCTCGCTACGCGCTGGCCATTCGCGAACTGCTTCGCCAACGCGCACTCGAGCTGGACCTGACGTTCGACCCCGGGCGGCCCGAGGCCATGGCCGATGCGGTCTTCGCCAGGGACGTCGTGACGCCAGTGGCGAGCGTCGAGGAATCGCGCCGCTATTACGAACAACACCCGGAGCGCTTCACGAGCGGCGAACTCGTCCACGCCAGCCACATCCTGTTCGGCGTGACGGGACGTGCGCCGCTCGCGCTGATACGTGCCAAGGCGGAAGAGACCCTGAACGACATACTGAAGGCGCCCGATCGGTTCGAGGCCATGGCGCGCGAACGGTCGAACTGTCCATCGGGACAGGTTGGCGGCAGCCTCGGACAGCTCGAACGCGACAGCGTCGTGCCCGAGTTCGCGCAAGGCATCTTCGGCACGGACGAGACTGGCGTACTGCCGCGCCTCATCAAAACGCGCTTCGGATTTCATCTGGTGCGCATCGATCACCGGGTGCCCGGCACACGGATTCCGTTCGAGGCGGTGCAGGACGACATCGCCACGATGCTCACGGAGCAGGTGCGCCTGCGCGCGACGCGACAGTACGTGCTGCTGCTGGCCTCGCAGGCGGCGCTCGAAGGTGTGACGTTCGCGCCGGCCGATGGGCCGCTGGTCCAATAA
- the narI gene encoding respiratory nitrate reductase subunit gamma, translated as MQAFFHQFVFGIYPYICLTVLLVGSLIRFDREQYSWKSDSSQLLKHGMLRLGSNMFHWGILVVVAGHFVGFLAPHWLVSPFLSASQHQLLAMVGGGAAGVVAIIGLTILIVRRIGTPRVRATSRAWDIVIVFMLWFQLALGLGTVLLSMRHMDGAMFEQLTDYVKGIVTFQPGVAALLEGVPLTYRVHIALGFTIFLVSPFTRMVHIWSGLASVVYLIRPYQLVRKR; from the coding sequence ATGCAAGCTTTCTTTCATCAGTTCGTGTTCGGCATCTATCCGTACATCTGTCTGACGGTGTTGCTCGTGGGCAGCCTGATTCGCTTCGACCGCGAGCAGTACTCGTGGAAGAGCGACTCGTCGCAGTTGCTCAAGCACGGCATGCTGCGTCTGGGCAGCAACATGTTCCACTGGGGCATTCTGGTGGTCGTGGCCGGACACTTCGTCGGTTTCCTCGCGCCGCACTGGCTGGTTTCGCCGTTCCTTTCCGCTTCGCAGCACCAGTTGCTGGCAATGGTCGGCGGCGGGGCGGCGGGCGTTGTGGCGATCATCGGTCTGACGATTCTCATCGTCCGGCGCATCGGCACCCCGCGCGTGCGCGCCACCAGCCGCGCCTGGGACATCGTGATCGTATTCATGCTCTGGTTCCAGCTCGCCCTCGGGCTGGGCACGGTACTGCTCTCGATGCGGCACATGGACGGCGCCATGTTCGAGCAACTGACCGACTACGTGAAGGGCATCGTCACGTTCCAGCCAGGCGTTGCCGCGCTGCTCGAAGGCGTGCCGCTGACGTATCGCGTGCACATCGCGCTGGGCTTCACGATCTTCCTCGTGTCGCCGTTCACGCGCATGGTCCATATCTGGAGCGGCCTGGCGTCGGTCGTGTATCTCATTCGCCCGTATCAATTGGTGCGCAAGCGCTGA